The Vitis vinifera cultivar Pinot Noir 40024 chromosome 18, ASM3070453v1 region CTAAAAACCACAATATTAcggtagtttgtactaaaaccattttttgatcGGATACAAGCTACTCtaaaatagtgaattaggttataaattgtgttttgatgCGATAAATCAGAAAAATCAATCGATCAGGGAACccacccaatcaatgaaataaattaGTGTCAAATGATTatcttttataaacaatttaaaCTCTGACCAAagtaaatatacaaaaaatactTTCAGCTATTGCATGGACAGCACACCGCCTTCAAAGGCAATTTTGTTCTTTGTCTTCCAAGCTGACCAAAACAAGTATAAAGGGTTTGCATTCCAAACTGCCCTACGcttcttacccacaaaagacCCTTTCCACCCTAAGAGGGTTTCCCCAACTGAGGAAGGAAACACCCACACTTCCCTTGTCTTTTCGCGATGGAGAAGAAGATGGTTAATGGACTCCTCATGTGCTTGGCACAAACaacatctatttgctaaagCCCAACCCCTCTTCTGAACTTGGTCCAAAGTTAGAACTTTTCCCCATGATgtttcccaagcaaagaagcttaCTTTTGGCTGCACACTAGATTTCCATATTATCTTCATTGGGAATCTAGTGTATATAGTGGATCACATAATGTCATTATTAGATTTCATAGATTGATTGAGCTTAAAGCGAGGAAAGGAGTCTTGTTATTCCTTTCCCTGGTCACTACTAGGTGTTTTTGAATACTTTTGTGTGTACTTTGCCACGCCTCCTTTTAGGCGCCATTAATACATGTATTTCCCATTTGActatcaaaaaaaaaggaagcttTACATTCATTTCAATGTTAGATTTCTCATGTCAGGAAGCATAGAGAACAAAACCATCCCCTTAACCAAGACCACTACAAGGATTTAACATGGTTTAGAAGATTTTACTAATTCAGGAAACCAAAACAACAcaatatattattcaatatttcattttcttttctattcacaaattttttatcaGCAATCAAACAGAGGATattgacataaaaaataaaataaataaataaataaagactatcaaatattaaaataaatttatttccattagtttttatttcacTTGTATTAACGCAATCTCACTAACTAAATAGAATACCGAAATTAAATCAAGAACAGCATGATAAGGAAAACCCAGAGAACCCAGCAACTTTCAAACCAACTTAAGGAAAGACATAAATTTCCCTCAATTAATTGCTGGAAAAAAGTGTAAAAAGATAATTAGGGCTTCCATTATTTAGgaatcaagaaaacaaaatccTTCTTCGACTAAGCCCACTACAATCATTTGCCTCAGTTGAAATGATATCTCTAATTTATGGAAATTAGaagtacataaaaaataaaaataaaaattttattttgatatgcTTTCTTTAAGTTTCTTAACAACCAAAAAGGGGCACCAATTAAAAGTGATCAATTTCCTCTCTTCCTTCTCATTACTTCCAGATTTCATAGATTAGGAAAATCATGATTAAATAAACCctagaaaatccaaaaattcGGAGATTAGAAATGAAAACGAACAGACCTCTGGAAGCAGTGATGAGAGAGAGATAGGCCTGCTCGAGTTCCGGCATTAAGCGAGCATCTTCATGAGCGATACACGACTTAATTCGCTTGTAGCATTCGTACACATTACGAATCTCTTCTCTGTTTCTTCGTCTCCGCATAATTTCTTCTTGCGACAGCGGTGGAGTTGCCGAGCGCTGCTGAGCAGCGGTTTGCGGCGGCGGCTGCGGCTCCGGTGGAGGTTCGGAAACATGATCATGCAGCTTTCGCTTCTTCAGGGGCTGCTCGGCCGACATGGCCCTCCAACTGCTCTGTTCCCCTCTCCCTCGCTCGCTCGGGCAATGGAGACAGTGATTGATGTGCGGTTCCGGGTTCGACAGTACCTAAGCGGTGCGGCCCGGGTGTAGATTCTGAATTTACGTATATACCCTTGTGCGCTTGCTAAACGTATAAATAGATGTGATTGATGTCGTGTTGCCTTTCTGTTGTTTACTTACCCAATGGCATGTTTAGTGTTATATTGAATAAAGGggcttaaaaataattgaaaaaatgacAGATAATtcaaccaaatataattaaaattaagaatttaattaaaatatttgtaagaATATCACGAAATGAAAATAAAGCTAATTAAGTAATTATCATGTTGCGGttacaaatttttaatattaatattattttttagaaatttaatattaaaaattttaatattctaatgaaaatgaaatctcTGTGGGATTTCAATTCATCCCaattaatagatattttaattctctgcaagttgttttttaaaatatttttcaaaaattcaaaaactaaaaacttttttagataattagtttttaaaaataatttgttatttttattttgtaaaaaacataaattataaatttaatttatataatttaaattaaaattaattcatgtattattaaaaataaaagcaatttttacaaataatttttaataaaatacgAATATTAATAAtgtaataaaaagataaattatattttttataaacattataaaaatagatattaacattaattaaattattttgttaaaagtaaataataataataataataataataattcaaaattaataatttctaatgctatttttatgattttataaatattataaaaatatgaaaattaacatcttataaaagcataattaattgattttgttaaaagtaaaaaataattattcaaaattaataattattaatactattctattttaaatatgtatatgaaaataaataaattttaatttttttaaagtataaatgagttaaatttttcattatatgcATGTATTTATTACTCAATAATAAAGATgatattctaaattattttatttaatctataattaattaatatgttttttcaatttcaaattatacttaaaaattataagatttattaaaaattttaaagtattaattatgtatattattttttatagtcattATATATACTTTTTGAGTTTtagcttattttttaaaatgattaaacttattaataacaAAAGTATCACTtgatttgaaaatcattttctctaatgaaaaaaaaataattctttattttattttgtttttaaaaattattattttactttgtttttaaaaaacaacaaccaaatagttaaataaattttttaaaaacaacattgttttaaaatcatatgccccaataggtttttattatttagcaaaaaaaaaaaactcttaaggattttttataaagagaaacaagaaattattttgaactATGTACAATgttagattttttaaataaaaatataaaaaatattttaaatcatacacACCatattattgataatttatttttttgtttattttttttgtttcatttctcattttcactTAACATGGAAATATAAGCAAATTACCATTACAACCTTGCATTCCTATATACATCCAAAcataataattgaaattatcaaatttattcctattcaataaaaaataaaaatgaaaacaaaatattaattctCATTTCTGCACACCAAACACTCCCTGTGTCTACATGAAAGGATTTATTGGTTTGAAATGAAAAATCCTTTGGTACAAtagaaaatctcaaaatttgagTTAAAGTTTAAGTTCGGGGAATAGGTGACATTGTGTCATTTGTactatgcattttttttcacaatctctgtaatttattacattttatataattatataacttatgattaaataatgagttttCTTTAAGCTTCcttatgaataatattttatttatttatgaatgaaaaaataggcaaaaaagcctttaaaattaatgtttataaacatatatattaatttgacataatatgctaaaaataatacacagtttctaaaaaaataaaaataatgatatagtTATTAATATATAGTAAATTAGTTAATTCTCATTAATTGAGATGacaacataaattttaaataaagaaatttcatatatattagtAAAATTATGGctcaatattaatattttaaaaagtagagGATATTCAAAGCTTAAATGATATGATTGAGGCTCTAGCACATAAAAGGCACATtaataaacaatatattttttattttatttataaaaatattaataattatttatgaaactattataaaaaattacaaatatctTCTCAATAATTATTCTTATCTGacatattatttcaaaaaataataatattaatattaaaaaaaattatttctttacataaaaataatataataattaaataaattctcaaacaCTCTTATAAAAACTTGAATGAAATTTCTAATTCTCATTCCCTTCATGTTCTTCACTTCTCAAAAAGTCAAGCAAAACCCACAAAAAGATCTGGATTTCATCACTCTGATGTTGATTTGTTTGCATTTGTGGTACCCATTCAAAACCCACTCTGTGATTCCGGCAGGTGCCATGATTGCCCATTCCGAATTAGATAACTAAATGCATTCAGTTCCATGAACTAGTAGTTTAGACTTTACAGTAGAAGATGAACACTTCCATAAATTGTATCTCCAATACAAAATAAGATGTCAGATTGCATCTGATTGATTATAAGCACGAAACTACTACTACTACTCTCACGATAGAAAATGGactttcattgagattattaATTCATTACAAAAGTATACtggtttcttatttttctttcatttattttaacaaagGAAAATTCTTGACGGTTTTCCTCTGAGGTCACCGGAGTGAAGGGATCTTCTGGTGGAGGTTCTGGAGACCAATGTCCATTCCGTTGTAAGCAATGGGAGCGTACATCCACATGTCATCTGAGCTCAATAGCTGCAAATTAACATAAATGAAGGAGAATCAGCGATCAAGTTTGGTTCAATCGAGCTTGAAGAGGATGATAAATCCGTTCATGTTCTTACCTTGATTTGGAGCTGCAAAAACTTCACATAATGGACTGCCTCTTCAAGCATTGTGCTTATGTCAACCTGTCACAAGATAAGATCCGTGGAGAAATCAGTTTCCAggtttcattttcttcaactttgATCTTGAAGAAGAACCAATGAATGAGGATCAGGTAGTTGGTGGAGTTCATTGCTTACCTTTGTTCCATTAGGAACAAGGTTCTGTAAGATTCTCAATCGCTCATTTATTCTCTCCCTTCTTTTCTGAAAGATTGAAAATGGAAAGGATTAAGAAAAAGTATGGGGGAAAAATGCAAAGTTTTCTTTGGGAGTACTGCAAAGTTTCTTACCCTTGCATAGAGGCTTTGGGGATCTGTGGCTGACCCCCTACTGGCTCTCGTCTTTCCATTCGAGTTGAGAGCTGCAGAGCCTTTAGACTCCGAAGTTGTCCCCCCATTTAGCTCCTGAGAAGCATTAGAATCATCCTCTGAGCTGATACTGCTGGAGCTCTGTCCTTCACTTACAGCATTGGTGTCTTCTTCATTGTTACCATTTGGAGTGGGTTTCAGACCCCTTCTTGATTTTACATTCTTCTTACTTCCGCATACCTGCATTGGAAAATTACAGTCAGAAAccattaaaaaatgaatccacTTCTACGACGGAGAAAAAATGTTGATACTTCAAAATGTACTTACATCTCTTGAAACCCGAGGTTTCTTCTTTGCTGTCTCAGACAAGTCGGAGTTGATTTTCTCTTCTCCTCCCCTGAGCCGTTCTGGCACATCTGACTTCCTTTTGAGCTGCAATTCATTTTCAGGGACGGCAATGCCTGCTATCTGACCATCATCTAAATTTCCCAATTTCCCATTGCTGATATTTTCTCCCACTAAAACAGTTTCTTCGGATGCAGAATCGGGAAACACCGGGACAAATGAGCTAGTATCTTTCTCATCGGCCATACAAATATCCATGGCCGTAGAGGTAATAGTATTGGTTATGAGATTATGGTTAGAATCGTTGAAGTAATAGTTGTCATAGCTGGAACTGGGCAAAAGGACACCAGTACCACAACCGCCGCTATAACTACATTcttgtgaaaaataatttaaatcggAGTTAGTAGTATGTGACAGATAAAACAAACTCTCATCAAGCCTGGCCACATCTGTATTTGCTTCATGAGTAGGCCAAAAACTGGATTGGATTCCAAAGCTCAAACCATGGTCATGCCCATTTGGAAAATGGGAGTGACCAAGGAACTGTGCGGCAAAATCAGCCTCTTCAGTGGAGAACAGTCTGCGTAAAGACTCCCATTCTCCATCAGGAAAAGCTTCCATTGAGTCCATCTTCCTTGTACACAATTAGGAGAAGAAGGGGAGTGGTGTTTGTCAGGTGTCACTAAGGCTGAAGCTTGAAGATTGGTTTTGGTTTGGATGAGAGCCAAAAGTACTGGGGACATATTTATACCCAACAGCTGCAGAATGTTGCTAAGGATTGACTTCATTTGTGTCTACAATTCTTAATTCCTAATCATCATCCCAGGGTGTGTCCTAATTCCCTCTACTAAAGTCCACTGTAGGGCCTAGCACCAGGCTAAGTACAACTCAGAGGGGGGCCACGTTCAAGTAACGGAGCACTAAAATAACAAAAGCACTTAAATGGCCTTAATACACCGCAACACTCAGCTCAAACTGCAACCCGAAATACAAGGAGGGTCTAAGAGCAATGATTGAGAGATTAGTAACCCTGAATCCTGACTAATTAATAGTTAAGTGATAATATATGGTTAAAGATGGAATGAGAATGAAAGCGATGAGAGAGGGATAGGAATATGATTGTTGAAATCGGGGGAACGTGGGGAGTCTTCTTGAATATAATAAGCAGATGGAATTCTGTTGGGAggaataaaaccaaaaatatatatacatatatatattgaagTGCCAAAGGACGGCCAGATCGTGGAGATGAAGTCTGACAATGGAGCCGACATGGTAAACGCAAAAATCGACATCATGTCCCTTAAACCTAACAGACCAGTTCTTCCCGACTCACGTCTCCCGATCATACACATGTACGGCTGTGAGACTTGCAGCCTGCGATCATATACATCTGCTCTCAACTTATGACTTCAACCACACTGTCAATGAATTGTGATTCGACTCGACTCACCAAAATCATAAGGGGTATAGCAACTGATTCAAAGTTGGGTTACCAAATCTTTCATTTGC contains the following coding sequences:
- the LOC100264335 gene encoding transcription factor bHLH84, with the translated sequence MDSMEAFPDGEWESLRRLFSTEEADFAAQFLGHSHFPNGHDHGLSFGIQSSFWPTHEANTDVARLDESLFYLSHTTNSDLNYFSQECSYSGGCGTGVLLPSSSYDNYYFNDSNHNLITNTITSTAMDICMADEKDTSSFVPVFPDSASEETVLVGENISNGKLGNLDDGQIAGIAVPENELQLKRKSDVPERLRGGEEKINSDLSETAKKKPRVSRDVCGSKKNVKSRRGLKPTPNGNNEEDTNAVSEGQSSSSISSEDDSNASQELNGGTTSESKGSAALNSNGKTRASRGSATDPQSLYARKRRERINERLRILQNLVPNGTKVDISTMLEEAVHYVKFLQLQIKLLSSDDMWMYAPIAYNGMDIGLQNLHQKIPSLR